A part of Candidatus Binatia bacterium genomic DNA contains:
- a CDS encoding TadE family protein, whose amino-acid sequence MKQLQENESGTSVVELAVVLPMLAFLLIGLVEIGRYTYFGIVAAHAARAGVQYGGQTLVTALDTTGMTTAASKDAQSLSNWTVTPSHVCTSSGSVVSCPNGSGASIPGVVYYVQVQVKGTFATLMNYPGIPNNIPVTATAMMRIGNQ is encoded by the coding sequence ATGAAGCAGCTCCAAGAGAACGAGAGCGGAACGAGCGTCGTGGAACTGGCCGTCGTTCTGCCCATGCTTGCGTTTCTACTGATCGGCCTGGTCGAGATCGGCCGCTACACCTACTTCGGCATCGTCGCCGCGCACGCGGCGCGCGCGGGCGTGCAGTACGGCGGCCAGACGCTCGTTACGGCCCTCGATACCACGGGGATGACGACGGCGGCCTCGAAGGACGCGCAGAGTCTCTCGAACTGGACCGTGACCCCGTCGCACGTCTGCACCTCCTCGGGCAGCGTCGTGAGTTGCCCGAACGGCTCGGGAGCCTCGATTCCAGGCGTCGTCTACTACGTTCAGGTCCAAGTGAAAGGCACGTTTGCGACCCTCATGAACTACCCGGGGATCCCGAACAACATCCCCGTTACCGCTACCGCGATGATGCGGATAGGCAATCAATAG